A genomic segment from Desulfonatronum lacustre DSM 10312 encodes:
- a CDS encoding protein kinase domain-containing protein, whose protein sequence is MRFMDGHEILGLLGQGGMSRVLKVRSALDGRICALKLLRPHPHLADLLGLEEIQRRFQFEAGVLARTDHPHVVRLLGQRLEGARWYMLLEYHCRTVGEWIGESPLVEEPSRPLRPDLALEVARQTASALEALHGQGLVHRDVKPANLLLDGRKRVKLADFGLSKLRGEREVRPSQLMVGSPFYAPPEQERDPESVDQRADWYALGVVLYRMISGGLPGENLDWSPIIREFGAKGGGFLGRMLASKPAERPAGAAEVLEGLDAMARYWRIHREAVCRMRWEEHARTARRGARDEKPREQPRKVGGHDAREMFMVDALWRPVRPKAKRYVVERETVSDPDAGRLWQRSGSAEPLEWGAAREHVRRLNRERWAGRSTWRLPTVDELLTLLEPDAPLDDFCLQPLFDRRQLRLWSADRRTFIAAWIVDVESGYLGWQDFTCPAFVRAVSTVPD, encoded by the coding sequence ATGCGTTTCATGGACGGCCACGAGATTCTGGGTCTGTTGGGCCAGGGCGGGATGAGCCGGGTGCTCAAGGTCCGGTCCGCGCTGGACGGCCGGATTTGCGCCTTGAAGCTGCTGCGCCCCCATCCGCACCTGGCGGACCTGCTGGGCTTGGAGGAAATCCAGCGGCGGTTCCAATTTGAAGCCGGGGTCCTGGCCCGCACGGACCATCCCCACGTGGTCCGGCTGCTGGGACAACGACTTGAGGGCGCGCGGTGGTATATGCTTTTGGAATACCATTGTCGCACGGTGGGCGAGTGGATCGGCGAAAGCCCGCTGGTGGAGGAGCCGAGCCGTCCCCTGCGCCCGGACCTGGCCCTGGAGGTGGCCCGACAAACGGCGTCGGCCCTGGAGGCCCTGCATGGCCAAGGTCTTGTGCATCGGGACGTGAAACCGGCGAATCTGCTCCTGGACGGCCGGAAACGGGTCAAATTGGCGGACTTCGGCCTGTCCAAACTGCGCGGCGAGAGGGAGGTCCGCCCGAGCCAGCTGATGGTCGGCAGCCCGTTCTACGCTCCGCCGGAGCAGGAGCGTGATCCGGAGAGCGTGGACCAGCGCGCCGACTGGTACGCCTTGGGCGTGGTCCTGTACCGGATGATTTCCGGAGGGCTGCCCGGGGAAAATTTGGATTGGTCGCCGATAATCCGGGAATTCGGCGCGAAAGGGGGCGGATTTCTGGGCCGCATGCTGGCCTCGAAACCGGCCGAGCGCCCTGCCGGTGCCGCTGAGGTCCTGGAGGGCTTGGACGCCATGGCGCGGTACTGGAGAATACACCGGGAGGCCGTCTGTCGAATGCGCTGGGAGGAACATGCCCGGACGGCTCGCCGGGGCGCGCGCGATGAAAAACCGCGCGAGCAACCGCGCAAGGTCGGCGGGCACGACGCCCGGGAGATGTTCATGGTGGACGCCTTGTGGCGGCCGGTCCGCCCAAAGGCGAAGCGATACGTGGTCGAGCGGGAGACGGTTTCCGATCCGGACGCGGGCCGACTTTGGCAGCGGTCCGGGTCCGCGGAGCCCCTGGAGTGGGGCGCGGCGCGGGAACACGTCCGTCGGCTCAACCGGGAGCGCTGGGCCGGGCGGTCCACCTGGCGGCTGCCCACGGTAGACGAACTGCTCACCTTGCTGGAACCGGACGCCCCGTTGGACGACTTCTGTCTGCAACCCCTGTTCGATCGCCGCCAGCTCCGGCTTTG
- a CDS encoding metallophosphoesterase family protein has product MRLAVLSDIHANQEALLAVLADLRTQCPDAVINLGDAVGYGPDPNAVVHLLRREGISCIQGNHEQGVLFPEKRDWFNPTTRKSLEITLGLLSPKTIAVLGTWPMAIQRETFLAVHGCPPDDPFDYFFEYEPETLPELFAAFSQKVCFVGHTHMLHLASWDGHEATLDEIEPGTFRLDEGRRFIINVGSVGQPRDGTLAAKYVLWDSDRALLDVRAVPYDAALTIAKIEALEFPEVNARRLRE; this is encoded by the coding sequence ATGCGTTTGGCGGTGCTCTCGGACATCCATGCCAACCAGGAGGCCTTGCTGGCGGTCCTGGCAGATCTGCGAACCCAATGCCCGGACGCCGTGATCAATCTCGGCGACGCCGTGGGCTATGGACCGGACCCCAATGCCGTGGTCCATCTGCTGCGCCGGGAAGGCATTTCCTGCATTCAGGGCAACCACGAACAAGGAGTGCTGTTCCCGGAAAAACGCGACTGGTTCAATCCCACGACCCGAAAATCCCTGGAGATCACCCTGGGACTGCTCAGTCCGAAAACCATCGCGGTGCTGGGCACATGGCCCATGGCCATCCAGCGGGAAACGTTTCTCGCTGTGCACGGTTGCCCTCCGGACGATCCTTTCGACTATTTTTTCGAATACGAACCAGAGACCCTGCCCGAGCTGTTTGCCGCCTTTTCTCAGAAGGTCTGCTTCGTGGGCCACACCCACATGCTCCATCTGGCATCTTGGGACGGCCATGAAGCCACGCTGGACGAAATCGAACCCGGGACATTCCGCCTGGACGAGGGACGACGCTTCATCATCAACGTGGGCAGCGTGGGGCAGCCCCGGGACGGAACCCTCGCGGCCAAGTACGTGCTCTGGGACTCCGACCGGGCGTTGCTGGACGTGCGCGCCGTGCCGTATGACGCCGCGTTGACCATTGCCAAGATCGAGGCCCTGGAGTTTCCGGAAGTCAACGCGCGGCGTTTGCGGGAGTAA
- a CDS encoding SDR family NAD(P)-dependent oxidoreductase, protein MHELHGKTLLLTGASMGIGRALAVALAKEGVNLVINARSTDPLRETRELCAGRGGESKAVVEVVAGDASKAETVVAMVEGARTIGNFWGFVHAAGILHPGPYVWELSDTDFLTVFQANVMAAHQLIRGCLPLLLEQGEGLAVFFGSGAAEKTQPGIAAYCAAKAAEEHLARQLAAEAPTITTFVYRPGIVETRMQAQARESEGGAASQLQSVFRPWKEEGRLMTPEQSAAGLVRLLAGNPRRLHGRTWDVRDL, encoded by the coding sequence ATGCACGAACTGCACGGAAAAACCTTGCTGCTCACCGGCGCGTCCATGGGCATCGGGCGGGCCTTGGCCGTGGCCCTGGCCAAGGAAGGGGTGAATCTGGTGATCAACGCCCGGAGCACGGACCCGCTGCGGGAGACGCGGGAGTTGTGCGCCGGACGGGGCGGGGAGTCCAAGGCCGTGGTGGAGGTCGTGGCCGGCGACGCCTCCAAGGCCGAGACCGTTGTCGCCATGGTAGAAGGGGCTCGAACAATTGGGAATTTTTGGGGATTCGTCCACGCCGCCGGAATCCTGCATCCGGGACCGTACGTCTGGGAGTTGTCGGACACGGACTTTCTGACCGTGTTCCAGGCCAACGTCATGGCCGCCCATCAACTGATTCGCGGCTGCCTGCCGCTTCTTCTGGAACAAGGCGAGGGGCTGGCGGTTTTCTTCGGCTCCGGCGCCGCGGAAAAGACCCAGCCGGGCATCGCGGCCTATTGCGCGGCCAAGGCCGCGGAAGAGCATCTGGCCCGCCAGCTGGCCGCCGAGGCCCCGACAATCACCACTTTTGTCTACCGGCCGGGGATCGTGGAAACCCGGATGCAGGCTCAGGCCCGGGAATCCGAGGGCGGCGCGGCGAGCCAGCTCCAGTCCGTGTTCCGACCCTGGAAGGAGGAGGGGCGATTGATGACCCCGGAACAGTCCGCCGCCGGGTTGGTCCGATTGCTTGCCGGGAACCCGCGCCGCCTGCACGGCAGGACCTGGGACGTGCGGGACCTGTAA
- a CDS encoding cation diffusion facilitator family transporter → MSLLQTPARYALVSVAASLVTMALKFGAFWMTGSVSIFSDAAESVINLVAGLIAFIALLIAARPADKQHTYGHDKVEYFASGVEGTLILVAAATIFITSVQRLFAPVPLDSLGWGIAVLVLAAAINLGAARVLMHGARKHDSITLEADAKHLMTDVWTSLAVVVGIGVIILAPEEWLFLDPLIAMAVAVNILRAGVDLLRRSWNGLMDQTLPAEEIQIITEALQAQAPDAPFHGLRSRKSGSRRFIDVHLLLPGECSVQEAHELCDRIEHLVESRLNNTSLTIHVEPVEDDASWDGHCIGGVANDGSDQQARLPNNLQPS, encoded by the coding sequence ATGTCCCTGCTGCAAACCCCCGCCCGCTACGCCCTGGTGTCCGTGGCCGCCTCCCTGGTGACCATGGCCCTCAAGTTCGGCGCGTTTTGGATGACCGGCTCGGTGAGCATCTTTTCCGATGCCGCGGAGTCCGTGATCAACCTCGTGGCCGGGTTGATCGCCTTCATCGCGCTGCTCATCGCGGCCCGTCCGGCGGACAAGCAGCACACCTACGGCCACGACAAGGTGGAGTACTTTGCCAGCGGTGTCGAGGGGACCCTGATCCTCGTGGCCGCGGCGACCATCTTCATCACCTCGGTCCAGCGCCTGTTCGCCCCGGTCCCCCTGGACAGCCTGGGCTGGGGCATTGCGGTTCTGGTCCTGGCCGCGGCCATCAACCTGGGCGCGGCCAGGGTTCTGATGCACGGCGCGCGCAAGCACGACAGCATCACCCTGGAGGCCGACGCCAAGCATCTGATGACCGACGTCTGGACCTCGCTGGCCGTGGTCGTGGGTATCGGAGTGATCATCCTCGCCCCGGAGGAATGGCTCTTTCTCGATCCCCTGATCGCCATGGCCGTGGCCGTGAACATTTTGCGCGCCGGCGTGGACCTGCTGCGCCGCTCCTGGAACGGGTTGATGGATCAAACCTTGCCGGCCGAGGAAATCCAAATCATCACCGAGGCCCTGCAAGCCCAGGCCCCGGACGCTCCGTTCCACGGTCTGCGCTCCCGCAAGTCCGGCTCCCGGCGGTTCATCGACGTGCACCTGCTGCTGCCCGGAGAGTGCAGCGTTCAGGAAGCCCACGAACTCTGCGACAGGATCGAACACCTGGTCGAGTCGCGGCTGAACAACACCAGTCTGACCATTCACGTGGAGCCCGTGGAGGACGACGCCTCCTGGGACGGACACTGCATCGGCGGTGTGGCCAACGACGGCTCGGACCAGCAGGCGCGACTTCCCAACAATCTACAGCCGTCGTAA
- a CDS encoding DMT family transporter, translated as MLWAVLALGTAFFEAIKDALSKGQLILGDEYLLAWSYCVFALPLTGAYLWWEGIPAIGSDFGWALAAGVALNLVAVTLYMRAIKASELSLTLPMLTFTPLFMLITSPLILGEFPDRWGGLGMLLIISGAYLLNLRPTSASLGANSGISLLAPFRALWNDPGPRVMLLVAFIWSFTANIDKVGVINSSPAFWLFCFFMAMSLGLSPVVLIKSRRPFLRLRQNFRALFLVGLFGSLALVLQMWALTLTLAAYVVSIKRMSVVFGVLFGHVMFGEKDLTRKLLCAALMVAGVGLIALN; from the coding sequence ATGCTCTGGGCCGTACTGGCATTGGGCACGGCCTTTTTCGAGGCGATCAAGGACGCGCTGAGCAAGGGGCAGCTGATCCTGGGAGACGAATATCTTCTGGCGTGGTCCTACTGCGTTTTCGCCCTGCCCCTAACCGGGGCGTACCTCTGGTGGGAGGGTATTCCGGCCATCGGAAGCGACTTCGGCTGGGCCCTTGCGGCCGGGGTTGCCCTGAACCTGGTCGCCGTGACCCTCTACATGCGGGCGATCAAGGCTTCGGAGTTGTCCCTGACCCTGCCCATGCTCACCTTCACCCCGCTGTTCATGCTGATCACCTCGCCGCTGATCCTGGGCGAATTTCCTGATCGCTGGGGCGGACTGGGCATGCTCCTGATCATTTCCGGGGCCTACCTGTTGAACCTCAGACCAACCTCTGCAAGCCTCGGAGCCAACAGCGGGATAAGTTTGCTGGCCCCTTTTCGGGCTCTGTGGAACGATCCCGGCCCCCGTGTCATGCTCCTGGTGGCCTTCATCTGGAGCTTCACCGCCAACATCGACAAGGTCGGCGTGATCAACTCCTCGCCGGCGTTCTGGCTGTTCTGCTTTTTCATGGCCATGAGTCTGGGCCTTTCGCCGGTGGTCCTGATCAAGTCCCGCCGTCCATTTCTCCGGCTGCGGCAAAATTTCCGGGCGCTTTTCCTGGTCGGGCTGTTCGGCTCCCTGGCCCTGGTGCTCCAGATGTGGGCCTTGACCCTGACCCTGGCGGCCTACGTGGTTTCCATCAAACGGATGAGCGTGGTCTTCGGGGTTCTTTTCGGTCACGTCATGTTCGGCGAAAAAGACCTCACCCGCAAACTTCTCTGCGCGGCCCTGATGGTCGCCGGAGTGGGGTTGATAGCCTTGAACTGA
- a CDS encoding pirin family protein yields the protein MRRSIEQVFFGEPITEGAGVKLHRTFGYYEAELFDPFLMLDDFRSDRPEDYLKGFPWHPHRGIETITYVLKGDVEHGDSLGNTGITSSGDVQWMTAGSGIIHQEMPKGDAHGSMHGFQLWANLPADQKMIEPQYRDITAADIPEVETENGVRIKIIAGTVGAVSGPVDDVVVAPEYLDCTIPPNTEFVHPTRRGFTAFIYVIGGAGTVNGTAVANRQVVLFGDGDELAVVAGEEPLRMLLLTGRPLDEPIAWRGPIVMKTRQELEQAFQDLRDETFIKHPPLHVAHHLADGR from the coding sequence ATGCGCAGATCCATCGAGCAGGTATTTTTCGGAGAGCCGATCACCGAAGGGGCGGGCGTGAAGCTGCACCGCACTTTTGGGTATTATGAGGCGGAGTTGTTCGACCCGTTTCTGATGCTGGACGATTTCCGTTCAGACCGGCCCGAGGACTACCTGAAAGGCTTTCCCTGGCATCCGCACCGGGGAATCGAAACCATCACCTACGTGCTCAAGGGCGATGTGGAACATGGCGACAGCCTGGGCAACACCGGAATCACCTCTTCGGGAGACGTCCAGTGGATGACCGCCGGAAGCGGGATCATTCACCAGGAAATGCCCAAGGGCGACGCCCACGGTTCCATGCACGGATTCCAGCTCTGGGCCAACCTTCCGGCGGATCAAAAGATGATCGAGCCGCAATACAGGGATATCACGGCCGCGGACATCCCGGAGGTTGAAACCGAAAACGGCGTGCGGATCAAGATCATCGCCGGAACCGTGGGCGCTGTTTCCGGCCCGGTGGACGACGTGGTGGTGGCCCCGGAATACCTGGACTGCACCATCCCGCCGAACACGGAATTCGTCCATCCCACCCGGCGCGGCTTCACGGCCTTCATCTACGTGATCGGCGGAGCGGGCACCGTGAACGGAACGGCCGTGGCCAACCGGCAGGTGGTGTTGTTCGGCGACGGGGACGAACTGGCGGTGGTCGCCGGGGAAGAGCCCCTGCGGATGCTCCTTCTGACCGGCAGGCCCCTGGACGAACCCATTGCCTGGCGCGGCCCCATCGTCATGAAGACCAGGCAGGAACTGGAACAGGCGTTCCAGGATCTGCGCGACGAAACCTTCATCAAGCATCCCCCGCTCCACGTGGCGCACCATCTGGCAGACGGTCGCTGA
- the sqr gene encoding type III sulfide quinone reductase, selenoprotein subtype, producing the protein MRKIVILGAGTAGTMMANRLCENLRTEIDQNKISVTIVDEDRVHLYQPGLLFLPFSMYRSKEDVLKPRDVFLPSEVKFIVSKIEKVDPDARKVVMKKGTIDYDLLIIASGSRCDPTENEGLLGPNWQKSIFDFYTLDGALKLQQAMRSFKGGRLVLNVAEMPVKCPVAPPEFVMLSDWYFHERGIRDKVEIVFATPLSGPFTKPLASQTLKYVCEEKNIKIMPDFALSHVDNENKRIVSHDKREIDFDLLVSIPTMKGAQFIIDSDMGDPLGWVPTDNHTLQSKNFQDIFVIGDATNVPTSKAGSVAHFESEILIENILRHLDGLEPLPKFDGHSNCFIESGFGKALLIDFNYTQEPLPGKFPLPGAGPFTLLKETKMNHYGKMMFRWAYWHLLLKGKDLPVSPFMTMAGKEMPGSITA; encoded by the coding sequence ATGCGGAAAATCGTCATTCTCGGAGCCGGGACCGCCGGCACAATGATGGCCAATCGGTTGTGCGAAAACCTGCGTACGGAAATCGATCAGAACAAGATCAGCGTAACCATCGTGGATGAGGACCGCGTCCACCTCTATCAGCCCGGTCTGCTGTTCCTCCCCTTCAGCATGTACCGGTCCAAGGAGGACGTGCTCAAGCCCCGGGACGTGTTCCTGCCCTCTGAGGTCAAATTCATCGTCTCCAAGATCGAGAAGGTCGATCCTGATGCCAGGAAGGTGGTGATGAAGAAGGGAACCATTGACTACGACCTGCTGATCATCGCCAGCGGTTCGCGCTGCGATCCCACGGAAAACGAGGGTCTGCTGGGGCCGAACTGGCAAAAGTCCATCTTCGACTTTTACACCCTGGACGGAGCCCTGAAGCTGCAACAGGCCATGCGCTCCTTCAAGGGCGGCAGACTCGTGCTCAACGTGGCAGAAATGCCGGTGAAATGTCCGGTGGCTCCGCCGGAATTCGTGATGCTTTCAGACTGGTACTTCCATGAGCGAGGCATCCGGGACAAGGTGGAAATCGTCTTCGCCACCCCGCTCAGCGGTCCGTTCACCAAGCCCCTGGCTTCCCAGACCTTGAAGTACGTCTGTGAGGAGAAAAACATCAAGATCATGCCGGATTTCGCCCTGAGCCACGTGGACAACGAGAACAAGCGCATCGTCTCCCACGACAAGCGGGAAATCGACTTCGATCTGCTGGTGTCCATCCCGACCATGAAGGGCGCCCAGTTCATCATCGATTCAGACATGGGCGATCCCCTGGGCTGGGTGCCCACGGACAATCACACCCTGCAAAGCAAGAACTTCCAGGACATCTTCGTCATCGGCGACGCCACCAACGTGCCCACGTCCAAGGCCGGTTCCGTGGCCCACTTTGAAAGCGAAATCCTGATCGAGAACATCCTGCGTCACCTGGACGGCCTGGAGCCGCTGCCCAAGTTCGACGGACATTCCAACTGCTTCATCGAGTCCGGATTCGGCAAGGCCCTGCTCATTGACTTCAACTACACCCAGGAGCCGCTGCCCGGAAAATTCCCCCTGCCCGGAGCCGGGCCCTTCACCCTGCTCAAGGAGACCAAGATGAACCACTACGGCAAGATGATGTTTCGCTGGGCCTACTGGCATCTCCTGCTCAAGGGCAAGGACCTTCCGGTTTCCCCGTTCATGACCATGGCCGGCAAGGAAATGCCCGGCTCCATCACGGCCTAG
- a CDS encoding molybdopterin-dependent oxidoreductase, which yields MRQLEIDGMDGKGGAAVSRRSFVKGAAAACAGLAAGGPALRALVPDTAHAGGALAEGKWVSSCCVGCTSWCSKQVYVINGRAVKIRGNPHSKTNGINSCPRAHLALQQVYDPDRVKTPMKRTNPKKGRYEDPGFVPISWDEALDILADKIMELRANDETHKFMLMRGRYTALNDLFYDRLPKIIGSPNNISHSSICAEAEKMRYFQEGQWAYMQYDIPNTRYVLIWGADPLVANRGVSSYLNSWGRALDNARIASVEPRLSGTGSKCDEWLPVKPGYDGALASAMAHTILVEGMWYKPFVGDFFDGENKFIPGQEINEFTFLEEHTHGLAKWWNLYLKDATPEWAEPLCGIPADQIRRVALGFAAAAPNCISWVGGGPAMQPRGTYGCLAANALNGLVGGCDNLGGVLTYNSRSYQGFPSPNDFMDEMAQTNSKKEKIDQRGRLEWPNLASGRSGGGVNTNNVADAIINEDPNEIKVAMGYFNNFAFSCPGTGRWDQALSKIDFFAHMTTHASEMSFYADIVLPVNHCMFESWGTLDNSSNGYRSVSLMQPAIERLWDTKSMETEIPWLLGEKLAQRGFDNLLRYYQAVVDPETGKAPTNEKEFELYAIKHRMQHFWDPAQSKGGDKFSGWEEFVEVGVWNSDPYAYRARWSNMGTKTGKFEFYSETLKDSLEKHAERHNTTVDHVLEVCNYEARGEMAFIPHHEEPYEWGDSGEYPFKFVDYKARLNREGRSSNCPWYLQLKDLDPGDKSYEDVAKLNPIDGERLGIKSGDKIRLTTPTGSIVCTASLWEGAKPGTVAKCFGQGHWAYGRYAAKVFGKEALGANNNDIIPVDYDRLSGSTAYYGHIRLKVEKV from the coding sequence ATGAGACAATTGGAGATTGACGGAATGGACGGCAAAGGCGGAGCCGCGGTCAGCAGGCGATCGTTCGTCAAGGGCGCCGCCGCGGCGTGCGCCGGGTTGGCCGCGGGCGGGCCCGCGCTGCGCGCCCTGGTCCCGGACACGGCCCATGCCGGAGGCGCTTTGGCCGAGGGCAAATGGGTCAGCAGCTGTTGCGTGGGCTGTACGTCCTGGTGTTCCAAACAAGTTTACGTGATCAACGGGCGGGCCGTGAAGATTCGCGGCAACCCGCATTCCAAGACCAACGGCATCAACTCCTGCCCTCGGGCGCACCTGGCCCTGCAGCAGGTTTACGACCCGGACCGGGTCAAGACGCCCATGAAGCGGACCAATCCCAAAAAAGGTCGGTATGAAGATCCCGGTTTCGTGCCCATCTCCTGGGACGAGGCCCTGGACATATTGGCGGACAAGATCATGGAACTGCGGGCCAACGACGAAACCCACAAGTTCATGCTCATGCGCGGGCGGTACACCGCGCTGAACGACCTCTTCTACGATCGGTTGCCGAAAATCATCGGTTCTCCGAACAACATCTCTCACAGCTCCATCTGCGCCGAGGCCGAGAAGATGCGCTACTTCCAGGAAGGGCAGTGGGCCTACATGCAGTACGACATCCCCAACACCCGCTACGTGCTGATCTGGGGCGCGGACCCGCTGGTGGCCAACCGCGGCGTCTCCTCGTACCTGAACAGTTGGGGCCGGGCCCTGGACAACGCGAGGATCGCCTCGGTGGAACCGCGGCTTTCCGGTACGGGCAGCAAGTGCGACGAATGGTTGCCGGTCAAGCCGGGCTACGACGGCGCTCTGGCCTCGGCCATGGCCCATACCATCCTGGTGGAGGGAATGTGGTACAAACCTTTTGTCGGCGACTTCTTCGACGGCGAGAACAAGTTCATCCCCGGACAGGAGATCAATGAGTTCACCTTTCTGGAGGAACATACCCACGGTCTGGCGAAGTGGTGGAACCTGTATCTGAAGGACGCCACCCCGGAATGGGCCGAACCGCTCTGCGGCATTCCGGCGGACCAGATCAGGCGCGTGGCTCTGGGCTTCGCCGCGGCGGCTCCGAACTGCATTTCCTGGGTCGGCGGCGGTCCGGCCATGCAACCCCGTGGAACGTACGGCTGTCTGGCGGCCAACGCCTTGAACGGTCTGGTGGGCGGCTGCGACAACCTGGGCGGTGTCCTTACCTACAATTCCCGCAGTTACCAAGGGTTTCCCTCACCTAACGATTTCATGGACGAAATGGCCCAAACCAATTCAAAGAAAGAAAAGATCGACCAGCGTGGTCGCTTGGAATGGCCCAATCTGGCCAGTGGACGGTCCGGAGGCGGCGTGAACACCAACAACGTGGCTGACGCGATCATCAACGAGGACCCCAACGAGATCAAAGTGGCCATGGGCTATTTCAATAATTTTGCCTTTTCCTGCCCAGGCACCGGACGCTGGGATCAAGCCCTGTCCAAGATCGACTTTTTCGCCCACATGACCACCCATGCTTCGGAAATGAGTTTTTACGCGGATATCGTGTTGCCGGTGAACCATTGCATGTTCGAGTCTTGGGGAACTTTGGACAATTCCAGCAACGGGTATCGGTCCGTGAGCCTGATGCAGCCGGCCATTGAGCGGCTCTGGGACACCAAGAGCATGGAAACGGAAATTCCCTGGCTGCTGGGCGAGAAATTGGCCCAGCGCGGGTTCGACAACCTGTTGCGCTACTATCAAGCCGTCGTGGACCCGGAAACCGGTAAAGCGCCCACCAATGAAAAGGAATTCGAACTGTACGCCATCAAGCACCGGATGCAGCATTTCTGGGACCCGGCCCAGAGCAAGGGGGGCGACAAATTCTCCGGTTGGGAAGAGTTCGTGGAAGTCGGGGTCTGGAACTCCGATCCCTATGCGTATCGGGCCCGGTGGAGCAACATGGGCACCAAAACCGGGAAGTTCGAATTCTACAGCGAGACCCTGAAGGATTCGTTGGAGAAGCACGCCGAGCGGCACAACACCACCGTGGACCACGTTCTGGAGGTTTGCAACTACGAGGCCCGGGGCGAAATGGCCTTCATCCCCCACCATGAGGAACCCTACGAATGGGGCGACTCAGGTGAATATCCCTTCAAGTTCGTGGATTACAAGGCCCGCCTGAACCGGGAAGGTCGGAGTTCCAATTGCCCCTGGTATCTCCAGCTCAAGGACCTGGACCCTGGGGACAAGTCCTATGAGGACGTGGCCAAGCTGAATCCCATTGACGGCGAACGCCTGGGCATCAAGTCCGGGGACAAGATCCGACTGACCACGCCCACGGGCAGCATCGTCTGCACCGCCTCCCTCTGGGAAGGCGCCAAACCCGGCACCGTGGCCAAATGTTTCGGTCAGGGACACTGGGCCTATGGTCGCTACGCGGCCAAGGTCTTCGGCAAGGAGGCCCTGGGAGCGAACAACAACGACATCATCCCGGTGGACTATGACCGGTTGAGCGGTTCCACGGCCTACTACGGCCACATCCGGCTGAAAGTCGAAAAGGTCTAG